In one window of Paraflavitalea soli DNA:
- a CDS encoding acyl-CoA thioesterase, with protein sequence MTDPIVKFRFLSQPSDVNFGGKVHGGAVMKWIDQTAYTCAVNWSSQYCVTVYVGGIRFINPIHIGDIVEVQARIIYTGRSSMHIAVDIKAINPMTKVETKTTHCVIVFAAVDADGKTVPVPAWVPQTEEEQKLQAYALKLSELRKEINEATSSWF encoded by the coding sequence ATGACAGATCCCATTGTTAAGTTTCGTTTTTTGAGTCAGCCTTCGGATGTAAATTTTGGCGGCAAGGTGCATGGCGGCGCAGTGATGAAATGGATAGACCAAACGGCCTATACCTGTGCCGTAAACTGGAGCAGCCAGTATTGTGTAACCGTATATGTGGGTGGCATCCGGTTCATCAATCCGATCCATATTGGGGATATTGTAGAAGTGCAGGCACGGATCATTTATACAGGCAGGAGCAGTATGCATATTGCAGTGGATATTAAAGCGATCAACCCCATGACGAAGGTAGAAACAAAGACCACGCATTGTGTGATCGTGTTTGCGGCGGTGGATGCCGACGGTAAGACGGTGCCTGTACCGGCCTGGGTGCCGCAAACAGAGGAGGAGCAAAAGCTGCAGGCTTATGCGCTTAAATTATCAGAGTTGCGGAAGGAGATCAACGAAGCTACCTCGTCGTGGTTTTAA
- a CDS encoding family 10 glycosylhydrolase, with translation MKRSLLAVLLTAFHLLALGQQPPKREMRGAWIATFSNIDWPNRTQTPAQQRAAFLTILEHHKATGLNTLYIQVRSQCDAMYPSSIEPWSADLTGTQGKAPSPDWDPMQFMIDECHKRGIEFHAWINPYRAVSNTANLPGFAANHVARLHPDWLLSQGTLRVLDPGLAVVRDYITSVITDIVQRYAVDGIHFDDYFYPPAAPAGTTPYNDDSSFTLDPRGFTVRADWRRDNVSLLIKRLNDTIQALKPWVKFGVSPSGIYRNSTNPAIGTPTSGLEHYTTLFADTKKWLQEGWVDYIAPQVYWYIGQPGANYAAIVPWWNNQANGRHIYIGMAGYKVNDPAQGVNWANPSMIPNEMRMNRDPLYPNIKGEAIYNTSSMRSTTKLGFRDSLRLFFYQKPALLPRMPWRDSVAPAAPATLTVVKYPGDSIALNWVKPVATDELDKAIRFVIYRSEDSTIDISNANNILAITNTDTSAYADKTGIPGTTYYYTVTALDHFHNESEVSNRASNLPPAIVCPPDQTLYLDASCALVLPDYTTQALVNGQTAAPGIVVTQTPAAGTLINGSQDIIVTLSATDAGGNTGVCQFTATVKDNLAPVITALDPALTNGSIQVFNTDSAACQFTAGTQLDISATDGCDTSLTYSYVLTYKGVAAAPVAASSLQGTVFLPGATLVSWTVTDDAGNTSTFSYTVQVADKESPLITNAAVNPSEIWPPNFQMKDVTVDYVATDNCGPVSTSLAVTSNEPVTGGLYGNLAPDWVIVDQHHVKLRAERGLLGNGRIYTITITATDTAGNSSTQNMQVTVPRVPNDPFPDGILTVKAFPNPSPGQFYVITLSTSQKPLNIVVTDNTGRTIETRSGLAANGLFTLGSNYRAGTYYLQVKQGNNAQTVKLIKL, from the coding sequence ATGAAGAGATCTTTACTTGCCGTATTACTTACTGCCTTTCACCTGCTGGCACTTGGCCAGCAACCACCCAAACGGGAAATGCGCGGGGCCTGGATTGCCACTTTCTCCAATATCGACTGGCCCAACCGCACACAAACGCCCGCCCAGCAGCGGGCCGCTTTTCTTACCATTCTTGAACACCACAAAGCTACCGGACTCAATACGCTGTACATCCAGGTGCGCAGTCAATGTGATGCGATGTATCCCAGCAGCATTGAACCCTGGTCGGCCGACCTCACTGGCACACAGGGAAAAGCGCCCAGTCCCGACTGGGACCCCATGCAATTTATGATTGACGAATGTCATAAGCGGGGAATTGAATTTCATGCCTGGATCAATCCTTACCGGGCAGTATCCAATACAGCCAACCTTCCCGGCTTTGCGGCCAACCATGTGGCCAGGCTGCATCCGGACTGGCTGTTGAGCCAGGGCACGCTGCGGGTATTGGACCCGGGCCTTGCAGTAGTGCGGGATTACATCACCAGTGTGATCACCGATATTGTACAACGGTATGCAGTAGATGGCATACACTTCGATGATTATTTCTACCCGCCGGCTGCGCCAGCAGGTACTACGCCTTATAATGATGATTCTTCCTTCACACTCGATCCACGGGGATTCACCGTACGGGCCGACTGGCGCCGTGACAATGTGAGCCTGCTGATCAAAAGACTCAATGATACCATCCAGGCTTTGAAGCCCTGGGTAAAGTTTGGCGTATCGCCATCAGGCATTTACCGCAACAGCACCAATCCCGCCATTGGTACACCTACGAGTGGATTGGAACATTATACCACGCTTTTTGCAGACACGAAAAAATGGCTGCAGGAAGGATGGGTAGACTATATCGCACCGCAGGTGTATTGGTACATCGGGCAACCGGGCGCCAATTATGCAGCCATTGTACCCTGGTGGAATAACCAGGCAAATGGAAGGCATATCTATATCGGTATGGCGGGCTATAAGGTGAATGACCCGGCGCAGGGTGTCAACTGGGCCAATCCTTCGATGATCCCCAACGAAATGCGTATGAACAGGGACCCGCTGTATCCCAATATTAAGGGAGAGGCCATTTACAACACAAGTAGTATGCGCAGTACCACGAAGCTGGGCTTCCGCGATTCCCTGCGGCTTTTCTTTTACCAGAAGCCTGCCTTGCTGCCCCGGATGCCCTGGCGCGATAGTGTAGCTCCGGCAGCGCCTGCAACCTTAACAGTAGTGAAATACCCGGGCGATTCGATTGCCCTGAACTGGGTAAAACCGGTTGCCACGGATGAACTGGACAAGGCCATCCGTTTTGTGATCTACCGCTCGGAAGACAGCACCATCGATATCAGCAATGCCAATAATATATTGGCCATTACGAATACTGACACGTCGGCCTATGCCGATAAAACGGGTATACCCGGCACTACCTATTACTATACGGTAACGGCGCTGGATCACTTCCACAATGAAAGTGAGGTATCCAACAGGGCGTCCAACCTGCCACCGGCCATTGTATGTCCGCCTGACCAAACGCTGTACTTAGATGCTTCCTGCGCACTGGTATTACCTGATTATACCACCCAGGCATTGGTAAACGGGCAGACAGCAGCACCGGGTATCGTAGTAACACAAACTCCCGCAGCCGGCACGCTTATCAATGGCAGCCAGGACATCATAGTTACTTTATCGGCAACAGATGCAGGCGGCAATACCGGCGTCTGCCAGTTTACAGCTACGGTGAAGGATAACCTGGCTCCTGTGATCACGGCGCTTGATCCTGCGCTTACAAATGGCAGTATCCAGGTATTTAACACCGACTCAGCAGCCTGCCAGTTTACTGCGGGCACACAGTTGGACATCAGCGCTACTGATGGATGCGACACCTCACTTACCTATAGTTATGTACTCACTTACAAGGGCGTTGCAGCTGCACCTGTAGCGGCCAGCAGCCTGCAGGGTACTGTATTCCTGCCCGGCGCTACGCTGGTAAGCTGGACAGTTACGGACGATGCCGGCAACACATCAACCTTTAGTTATACGGTACAGGTGGCAGACAAGGAAAGTCCGCTGATCACGAATGCGGCGGTAAACCCTTCAGAAATATGGCCACCTAACTTCCAAATGAAAGACGTGACGGTTGACTATGTGGCTACAGATAATTGCGGACCTGTCAGCACTTCACTTGCTGTCACGAGCAATGAACCGGTAACGGGTGGATTGTATGGCAACCTGGCCCCCGACTGGGTGATCGTGGACCAACACCATGTGAAGCTGCGGGCTGAACGTGGCTTATTGGGCAATGGCCGTATCTACACCATCACGATCACGGCTACGGATACAGCGGGCAACAGCAGCACGCAAAATATGCAGGTAACGGTACCAAGGGTACCCAATGATCCGTTCCCCGATGGCATCCTGACGGTGAAGGCCTTTCCGAATCCTTCTCCGGGTCAGTTCTATGTGATCACCCTGAGCACATCGCAGAAACCGTTAAACATCGTGGTGACGGATAATACAGGCAGGACCATAGAAACAAGAAGCGGACTGGCAGCGAATGGCCTGTTTACACTTGGTTCGAATTACAGGGCAGGCACTTATTACCTGCAGGTGAAACAGGGTAATAATGCACAAACAGTGAAGCTGATCAAGTTGTAA
- a CDS encoding T9SS type A sorting domain-containing protein, with amino-acid sequence MNNNIFLPRITKMTGLLAAMLGSQALVAQMNPLSLGTIQAGDSVVIVYDVNINNPLPPGTLQISNQGSLSGAGFATFLTNYPGTATANDATITLLNVALPMKLISFTAQEKNNTIVLNWKATAESQLRRYEVERSVDGRNFTKIGEVAARNAAGAIAYSLVDQSPNNGSNYYRLRVEDLDGAAEYSQILRLTLHNGGQVIAIYPNPVINSSFVLQFSHVPQDDYRLEVYNSIGSRVFSQSIKHPGRSSTQTIQMGTVAPGIYHIAIRGANLSFSKTVTVQ; translated from the coding sequence ATGAACAACAATATATTCTTACCACGTATAACTAAAATGACCGGTCTGCTGGCAGCCATGCTAGGTAGTCAGGCCCTTGTTGCACAAATGAATCCTTTATCGCTGGGTACTATCCAGGCCGGCGACAGTGTGGTCATCGTATACGATGTAAACATCAATAATCCATTGCCGCCCGGTACCCTGCAGATCAGTAACCAGGGATCCCTGAGTGGGGCTGGCTTTGCCACCTTCCTGACCAACTATCCCGGCACAGCCACAGCCAATGATGCCACCATCACCCTGCTGAATGTAGCTCTCCCCATGAAGCTGATCAGCTTTACAGCCCAGGAAAAGAACAATACCATTGTGCTGAATTGGAAAGCAACTGCTGAATCACAGCTCAGGCGCTACGAGGTAGAAAGAAGTGTTGATGGCAGGAACTTTACAAAGATAGGAGAGGTGGCTGCCCGCAATGCTGCCGGCGCCATTGCTTATTCATTGGTGGATCAGTCGCCCAATAACGGGAGTAATTATTACCGGCTGCGTGTGGAAGACCTCGATGGTGCTGCCGAATATTCACAGATACTCCGCTTAACCCTGCACAACGGCGGACAGGTGATCGCTATCTATCCCAATCCCGTGATCAATTCCTCTTTTGTCCTGCAATTCTCCCATGTGCCGCAGGACGATTATCGCCTGGAAGTATACAACAGTATCGGTAGCCGCGTGTTTAGTCAGTCCATCAAACATCCGGGCAGGTCATCCACCCAAACTATCCAAATGGGAACTGTAGCACCAGGGATCTATCATATAGCCATCAGGGGAGCCAACCTCAGCTTTTCAAAAACCGTAACGGTGCAATAA
- a CDS encoding beta strand repeat-containing protein — protein MKEKFHPLLVLLVCLCIQAKSQTLLPANTIITQNFNGIGASGTAALPADWKFSGAGNGAAATWAGINTVATTQGASGGTPVAGGAYNWGTAAGADRSIGFMTSASYAAPNAIMAYYRNTTGTTVTTVTISYSVERYRVNTGACSLAFFSSINGSTWTAQNAGDISAGVFLPGGSSYTFSNPQAVTKTVVITGLSIANNADIYFRWVFTTTGTTTSQGIGLDDVAVFAGSATPVMSADLNVALTGDVTSDGQANAGDKLTYTATIKNSGSGAVAGVNYSNTIPTNTTLTGTIKTSALARDDQYTTPANTILNGSTVLANDFGVPAVTVVSFGAIGNPVTLANGSNTTPTEGGGTVLMNVNGTFTYTPAAGFTGVDRFAYIASSGTQPDNDAIVSITVGSAVNAVNDSYSVIGNVSITLAAGAGILSNDPGDNKALLSVNGSAANIGGPITTAQGGTLTVNANGSFTYDPPAGYEGSDQFTYSIDNAFAAPATATVTLNISGMIWFVNNNVGTNGSGKLSSPFNSLNNFQAVNNGTGNNPAANDNIFLYESGTSYDGSVTLLNGQKLIGQDAAATLATITGLSVPSYSAALPVTDNGNATLVTLVATTAATNPINLIAAASNTIRGFTIGNNTGSGISGTGFGTLTVAEVAKNGTGNAITVNGGTINGTFTNITTTSGTVPLSFTNISGALTVNAGSISGNTGTGLLISGSAGNFTFTNLPITNPGGTAFQVAGGNGTIAHAGTISKNNAGRLLDLQSRTGGSITISGNLSSTSTSTGILVQNNTGGSITLSGSSKVLNTGASTPLTIQTNTGAVVNITGGLALTSTTAMAMNVSGGGTVTVTGTGNTISNGNGGALSVVNTTIGAGNLNFQSIASNGAINGILLNNTGAGGLVVTGTGTAGTGGTIQNCTQRGARFILASNISLSYMTFTGNGTANIDAAATAGDALNGTNTNVAAGIDLQTVSGFSASNVTITGGAQMGLNGKGVSNLVLTNCSVQNTGDEVLEDGVQLVNLSGTCTVTNSSFTGNFHRQFEVQNSTGNLNLSMTGCTFDHLSYVSTGGQGMLLVGHTSAVIVASIKSSLFKNNFGTAFTGQVINNGNVTITLGSNGLANIPAEGNTFTDNSGAIQMLSDNAGALNYGIGNNGITVSAVVTSGFTPVTFRKGTNATGFVGGTFGFNTIGNAAVANSGTNAAGINGLSITNEGLSGGMNITVSNNTIQRVSQRGMEVLLQLNDNLNVAVLNNTFQNPNPSAVPGNRVGHAIFMQSGTDAADAGTLCAEIQNNSISGAWDDITSGNIRVRMFPTGGSDKFRIRNLATGTAAAVVTFLNTTNAGAVASATTPTAYLTGAAACF, from the coding sequence ATGAAAGAAAAGTTCCACCCGCTGCTGGTACTTTTAGTATGCCTATGCATACAAGCAAAAAGCCAGACCCTCCTCCCTGCCAACACGATCATCACACAAAACTTTAATGGTATCGGAGCCTCCGGCACAGCCGCCTTGCCGGCCGACTGGAAGTTCTCAGGTGCGGGCAATGGTGCTGCCGCTACCTGGGCCGGTATCAATACAGTGGCTACTACCCAGGGAGCCTCCGGCGGCACACCTGTTGCCGGCGGCGCTTATAACTGGGGCACCGCAGCAGGCGCCGACAGAAGCATCGGATTTATGACCAGTGCTTCCTATGCTGCTCCCAATGCCATCATGGCTTACTACCGTAATACGACCGGGACTACAGTAACAACAGTTACCATCAGTTATTCTGTAGAGCGCTACCGGGTAAATACCGGCGCTTGCAGCCTGGCTTTCTTTTCTTCTATCAATGGCAGTACCTGGACCGCACAGAATGCAGGTGATATTTCTGCCGGTGTGTTCCTGCCCGGTGGCAGCAGTTATACCTTTAGCAATCCCCAGGCTGTGACGAAAACCGTAGTGATCACAGGTCTTTCCATCGCCAACAATGCAGATATCTATTTTCGCTGGGTATTTACCACTACCGGCACCACTACCTCCCAGGGCATTGGGTTGGATGATGTGGCTGTATTCGCTGGCAGCGCAACGCCGGTGATGTCGGCCGATCTGAACGTTGCCCTGACTGGTGATGTCACCAGCGATGGACAAGCGAATGCAGGAGATAAACTCACCTACACCGCCACCATTAAAAATTCCGGCAGCGGCGCTGTTGCGGGTGTAAACTATTCCAATACCATACCCACCAATACAACGCTCACCGGAACCATCAAAACCTCCGCACTGGCCCGGGACGACCAATATACTACCCCTGCGAATACGATCCTTAATGGCAGTACTGTACTGGCCAATGATTTTGGTGTGCCTGCAGTGACCGTGGTATCTTTTGGCGCCATCGGCAATCCGGTCACCCTGGCCAATGGTTCCAATACCACCCCTACGGAGGGAGGGGGCACCGTGTTGATGAATGTCAATGGCACTTTTACCTATACACCTGCTGCCGGCTTTACGGGTGTAGACCGGTTTGCCTATATAGCCAGCTCCGGTACCCAGCCCGACAATGACGCCATCGTTTCCATCACCGTGGGGTCCGCGGTCAATGCGGTCAATGACAGTTATTCAGTGATTGGCAATGTGAGCATCACCCTGGCGGCTGGCGCCGGCATCCTGTCCAACGACCCGGGTGATAATAAAGCATTGCTCTCTGTAAACGGTAGTGCTGCCAATATAGGCGGCCCCATTACTACAGCACAGGGCGGTACACTTACCGTGAACGCAAATGGAAGTTTCACGTACGATCCTCCTGCCGGTTATGAAGGCAGTGATCAATTTACCTATAGCATTGACAATGCATTTGCAGCACCTGCCACTGCTACCGTTACACTCAATATCAGTGGCATGATCTGGTTTGTAAACAATAATGTAGGTACTAATGGCAGTGGAAAGCTGAGCTCACCTTTTAATTCGCTCAACAATTTTCAGGCAGTAAACAATGGGACCGGTAACAATCCTGCCGCCAATGACAATATTTTCCTGTATGAAAGTGGCACCAGCTATGATGGTTCTGTTACCTTGCTCAACGGGCAAAAACTCATCGGGCAAGATGCTGCTGCTACCCTGGCCACTATTACAGGCCTTTCGGTACCTTCTTATTCAGCCGCTTTACCGGTAACTGATAATGGCAACGCTACCCTGGTGACCCTGGTAGCCACCACTGCTGCCACCAATCCCATCAACCTTATTGCTGCAGCCTCTAATACCATCCGTGGATTCACCATTGGTAATAACACCGGTAGTGGCATCAGCGGAACAGGTTTTGGCACCCTCACCGTAGCAGAGGTGGCAAAAAATGGTACCGGCAATGCCATCACCGTAAACGGAGGCACCATCAATGGTACCTTTACCAATATTACCACCACCAGTGGAACAGTGCCTCTGTCATTCACCAATATCAGCGGCGCCCTTACAGTTAATGCCGGAAGTATTTCGGGCAACACGGGAACGGGCTTGCTTATCTCCGGATCAGCCGGCAATTTCACCTTCACCAATTTGCCCATTACCAACCCTGGTGGTACTGCTTTCCAGGTAGCTGGGGGCAATGGTACCATTGCACATGCAGGTACTATTTCCAAGAACAATGCCGGGCGGCTGCTGGATCTCCAGTCCCGTACCGGTGGCAGTATTACCATCAGTGGTAATCTTTCTTCTACCAGTACCTCAACGGGTATCCTTGTTCAGAATAATACCGGAGGTTCCATTACCCTCAGCGGCAGCTCCAAAGTGCTGAATACCGGGGCCTCAACACCGCTTACCATCCAAACCAATACAGGCGCTGTCGTTAATATTACAGGTGGCCTGGCGCTTACTTCCACTACCGCTATGGCCATGAACGTAAGCGGAGGTGGCACGGTTACTGTTACGGGAACCGGCAATACCATTTCCAATGGTAATGGCGGCGCCCTCTCCGTGGTCAATACAACCATTGGTGCAGGCAATTTAAACTTTCAAAGCATTGCATCCAATGGGGCCATCAATGGCATCCTGCTCAATAATACAGGTGCCGGAGGCCTGGTGGTGACCGGTACGGGAACGGCGGGCACCGGTGGTACTATCCAGAATTGTACACAACGGGGTGCACGCTTTATTTTGGCTTCCAATATATCTCTCTCCTATATGACCTTCACCGGCAATGGAACCGCCAACATCGATGCGGCAGCTACCGCAGGAGATGCCTTAAATGGTACCAACACCAATGTCGCCGCAGGCATTGATCTCCAAACGGTAAGCGGCTTCTCTGCCTCCAATGTAACCATCACCGGCGGTGCACAGATGGGTCTGAATGGTAAAGGTGTTTCCAATTTGGTGCTGACTAATTGTTCCGTGCAAAATACAGGCGATGAAGTTCTGGAAGACGGGGTACAACTGGTGAATCTGTCGGGCACCTGCACAGTAACCAACTCTTCTTTTACCGGCAATTTCCACCGCCAGTTTGAAGTACAGAACAGCACCGGTAACCTCAACCTCAGCATGACGGGCTGTACGTTCGACCACCTTAGCTATGTTTCCACGGGGGGCCAGGGCATGCTGCTGGTAGGGCATACCTCTGCCGTCATTGTGGCTTCCATTAAGTCCTCCCTCTTTAAGAACAATTTTGGGACCGCCTTCACGGGCCAGGTTATTAACAATGGTAATGTCACTATTACCCTGGGCAGTAACGGACTTGCCAATATCCCCGCCGAAGGAAATACCTTCACCGATAATTCAGGGGCCATCCAGATGCTGAGCGACAATGCAGGGGCATTGAATTACGGCATCGGCAATAATGGGATCACCGTTTCTGCGGTGGTGACTTCCGGTTTTACGCCTGTCACCTTCCGCAAAGGCACCAATGCTACCGGCTTTGTAGGTGGCACATTCGGGTTCAATACTATTGGTAATGCTGCTGTTGCTAATTCCGGTACCAATGCTGCTGGTATAAACGGGCTAAGCATTACCAACGAAGGATTGAGCGGAGGAATGAATATAACCGTGAGTAATAATACCATCCAGCGCGTTTCTCAAAGAGGAATGGAAGTGTTGTTGCAGCTCAACGACAATCTCAATGTAGCCGTGCTCAACAATACCTTCCAAAATCCCAACCCTTCCGCTGTACCAGGTAACAGGGTCGGTCATGCTATCTTCATGCAATCGGGTACCGATGCAGCGGACGCGGGCACGCTTTGCGCAGAAATACAAAACAATAGCATCAGTGGCGCCTGGGATGATATTACCTCAGGCAATATTCGCGTGCGCATGTTTCCTACAGGGGGCAGTGACAAATTCAGGATAAGGAACCTGGCAACCGGTACAGCCGCAGCCGTGGTTACGTTCCTGAATACTACCAATGCAGGTGCAGTGGCATCAGCTACCACACCCACAGCCTATCTCACAGGAGCTGCTGCCTGTTTCTGA
- a CDS encoding CshA/CshB family fibrillar adhesin-related protein, protein MMRFFVLAMVLSYSTFSSLAQYADQGTGNLRNEIWWFNWAGFTISDGATRTFTTTDGLSITVRFSQVSPAVPVPWVMNTWRGAIFHLLYNFSDPSIQPALYSSLIAADCRFTMRVTASRAGAPVAFTFVTADAEASTPFEVTKLTTNGSNWQTIDFFRNSTQTTNPVTGCNTQAVSLAETYGGASLLGQNPMLATEANTGDLTLGVAFERNGTNGSMGITFGLMAPVDRGDLPASYGSAHHRISYSVNNSCNYLAPLPSVSRFDGLYIGSTPPDADGSETLDDNASGVDEESSSMFPIYDGSGTYQVQVPVHNTTGQNAYLTGWFDYDRNGVFGTGEAVTLTVLPNAIAATLTWTGLPAYLSPGTAAGYGFRLRLGSDAGLASQATGFARDGEVEDHFIASAAWCTMDVNTIGDTTVCAGEPVSLQATGAIQYQWNTTVYLSDPQIANPIATPANAIRYIVTGSNPQGCEAKDTVDIMTKAKPVITMSAAAVICPGATTQLSAFAPGAASYNWRPQQGLSDAAISNPVAGPAVNTKYLVEVKGTNGCHSKDSVTINVRSISSFAASANKGTICAGDTIILQASGGDEYTWSSGTSNLATNVNSLLVHPATSTNYGVTIKENTCQGTAILNIPVTVNPLPRITVTSSNDVGCANSQAILHVRGASTYVWDAIPGITQLTAADPVVTPLVPTTYYVQATDQHGCIRKDSVFVAVNFQPDKQQYNMASAFTPNNDGNNDCFGLKYWGRVTSLQFEVFNRWGERVFSATNASSCWNGYYKGTLQPNGGYVYQVKAVTTCGTVYRKGVVMLLR, encoded by the coding sequence ATGATGAGGTTCTTCGTTTTAGCCATGGTGTTGTCCTATTCTACTTTCAGTTCTTTAGCCCAATATGCCGACCAGGGTACCGGCAATCTTCGTAACGAGATATGGTGGTTTAACTGGGCTGGCTTTACGATTTCAGATGGAGCCACCCGAACTTTTACTACAACAGATGGATTATCGATCACTGTCCGCTTTTCACAAGTTTCACCTGCAGTACCTGTTCCCTGGGTCATGAATACCTGGCGGGGAGCCATCTTCCATTTATTGTACAATTTTAGCGATCCATCTATACAACCTGCTTTATACAGTAGTCTTATTGCAGCTGATTGCCGCTTTACGATGCGGGTAACGGCCTCCCGGGCAGGCGCTCCTGTGGCCTTTACCTTTGTGACGGCTGATGCGGAGGCAAGCACCCCTTTTGAGGTTACTAAGCTCACTACAAACGGAAGCAACTGGCAGACGATCGATTTCTTCCGCAACTCAACGCAAACAACGAACCCGGTAACGGGATGTAATACACAGGCGGTGTCCCTTGCTGAGACGTATGGAGGGGCTTCATTGCTGGGGCAAAACCCCATGCTGGCAACTGAAGCAAATACCGGAGACCTGACCCTGGGTGTAGCGTTTGAGCGAAACGGGACCAACGGAAGTATGGGGATCACCTTTGGGCTGATGGCGCCGGTAGACCGCGGCGACCTGCCCGCCTCCTATGGAAGTGCACACCACCGTATATCATACAGTGTGAACAATAGCTGTAATTACCTGGCGCCGCTCCCATCGGTCAGCAGGTTTGATGGTTTATATATTGGCAGCACTCCACCTGATGCCGATGGCAGCGAAACACTGGATGACAATGCTTCGGGCGTGGATGAAGAAAGCAGCTCCATGTTCCCCATCTATGACGGATCGGGCACGTATCAGGTACAGGTGCCGGTACACAATACAACAGGGCAAAACGCTTACCTAACAGGTTGGTTTGACTATGACAGGAATGGTGTATTTGGTACGGGAGAGGCCGTTACGCTGACTGTTTTGCCCAATGCTATTGCAGCTACGCTCACCTGGACAGGACTGCCTGCTTATTTATCTCCCGGTACGGCGGCAGGTTATGGCTTCCGCTTGCGGTTGGGTTCCGATGCCGGCCTGGCCTCGCAGGCTACTGGATTTGCCCGTGATGGAGAAGTGGAAGATCACTTTATTGCTTCGGCAGCCTGGTGCACGATGGATGTAAACACCATTGGAGATACTACCGTTTGTGCAGGAGAGCCTGTGTCTTTACAGGCTACAGGCGCCATCCAATATCAATGGAATACTACTGTATACCTGAGCGACCCGCAAATTGCAAACCCTATTGCTACACCGGCAAACGCCATCAGGTATATTGTGACGGGCTCGAATCCGCAGGGATGTGAGGCGAAAGACACGGTTGACATAATGACGAAGGCAAAGCCAGTGATCACGATGAGTGCAGCTGCTGTGATCTGCCCGGGGGCCACTACCCAGCTGTCGGCCTTTGCTCCCGGGGCAGCCTCTTACAACTGGCGGCCACAACAGGGGCTTAGTGATGCCGCCATCAGTAACCCGGTGGCCGGTCCGGCTGTAAACACAAAGTACCTGGTGGAGGTTAAAGGAACGAATGGCTGCCATAGCAAAGATTCTGTTACCATCAATGTGCGTTCAATATCCTCTTTTGCAGCATCCGCCAACAAAGGCACTATCTGTGCAGGTGATACGATAATATTACAAGCCTCGGGTGGAGATGAATATACATGGTCATCGGGTACCAGTAACCTGGCCACTAATGTGAATTCACTCTTGGTGCATCCGGCCACTTCTACGAATTATGGAGTGACGATCAAAGAAAATACCTGTCAGGGTACGGCAATTCTGAATATTCCGGTAACGGTGAACCCATTGCCACGCATTACAGTAACAAGTTCAAACGACGTGGGCTGCGCCAATAGCCAGGCGATCTTACATGTGCGGGGCGCCAGTACCTATGTGTGGGATGCCATTCCAGGCATCACCCAGCTTACAGCAGCAGATCCAGTAGTTACTCCATTGGTGCCTACCACTTATTATGTGCAGGCAACAGACCAGCATGGCTGTATAAGAAAAGATTCGGTATTTGTGGCGGTCAATTTCCAGCCCGACAAGCAGCAATATAATATGGCATCAGCTTTTACTCCCAATAATGATGGCAACAATGATTGTTTTGGCTTAAAATACTGGGGCCGTGTAACTTCCTTACAATTTGAAGTTTTTAACCGCTGGGGAGAGCGGGTATTCTCAGCCACCAATGCCTCCTCCTGCTGGAACGGCTATTATAAAGGGACATTGCAACCGAATGGCGGTTATGTGTACCAGGTGAAAGCAGTTACCACCTGCGGTACGGTGTACCGCAAAGGGGTGGTCATGTTGCTGAGATAA